In Paramisgurnus dabryanus chromosome 14, PD_genome_1.1, whole genome shotgun sequence, one genomic interval encodes:
- the il17rc gene encoding interleukin-17 receptor C isoform X1, translated as MDCWIRERNHCAMGLSWWRNLLLLLVFTFVCSLEQVTHNPQNNVFCPQGLSNCSLKHTDPLGAHDTDCGRAYVCSLKVEPKLCCYDKNCKPCLWINIQLSFIPEAEDEEDGGESGYEDEKRGDWDAGCVPDDTLKGQTTMENSLCEDQLAYQGMSVAAVTICYTSAGKLTLCKRLNFIMTSGISHKSFNLTLVEYEDVHLGGKNKISVGSSSRSAEVEIPTLKTVCSSPLHEHIMECKGPRVNCTIQGDVVKLDYELKEASEPLQLCMKRGKEGKCWGLSSNIIPLKSVTDCMCFQAWKGSTRTEFCPFEQSPVFKENVLRNVSVFVYHTKTNDDQPVLAWNLSAPCRLDAELWPCQLHADGQCKEIHGFRQQSSNETQWEENITTLWTSGKFVNINSRNHQQLCVTLHTHGESPRYYCQHPLERHYWSLLIPLALIVVCLTICGIYLVVNKIKWWISGWERQCHSQDTRGQVLLLHLSTTDHQSQLVCRLSRMFSELGFSVSLDLLNLTEISSLGPAPWFHSKLGQIQKHGGKVLLMVSPSTLQSAEWYSSVSNRGKEEINRSSTTCSSDVLVAALGCISADRQKGGAAPRFVLVQLNSNEHLINEEGDMPKLLRGLPLYKLPSQTQGLLGELCMDRPNSLGGKLKKMWWMKRARRKFSQELQNDFNSKKLRTESMLTQEDSLSLDMEEFYLKKEQL; from the exons ATGGACTGTTGGATACGAGAGCGAAACCATTGCGCAATGGGGTTGTCATGGTGGAGAAATCTGCTGCTCTTACTGGTCTTCACCTTTGTGTGTTCACTGGAACAAGTTACACACAACCCACAAAACAACGTCTTCTGTCCTCAG GGTCTTTCAAACTGCAGTCTTAAACATACAGATCCTCTCGGAGCTCATGACACAGACTGTGGTCGTGCATACGTGTGCTCTTTGAAAGTCGAGCCTAAATTGTGCTGTTATGACAAGAACTGCAAACCGTGTTTGTGGATCAACATCCAGTTGAGTTTTATCCCGGAGGCTGAGGATGAGGAGGATGGAGGAGAATCAGGATATGAAGATGAGAAGAGAG GAGATTGGGATGCAGGCTGTGTTCCAGATGACACATTGAAAGGTCAAACCACAATG GAAAACTCTCTCTGTGAAGACCAACTGGCTTATCAAGGCATGTCAG TAGCTGCTGTTACGATATGCTACACTTCAGCAGGAAAGCTCACATTGTGCAAGAGATTGAACTTCATCATGACTTCTGGTATAAGTCACAAATCATTTAAT TTAACTCTGGTGGAGTATGAAGATGTTCACTTGGGTGGAAAAAATAAGATCTCGGTCGGATCTTCCAGTCGGTCAGCTGAAGTTGAAATTCCTACATTAAAAACAG TGTGCTCCTCACCCCTTCATGAGCACATAATGGAGTGTAAAG GTCCCAGGGTGAATTGCACAATTCAAGGAGATGTGGTTAAACTGGATTATGAGCTTAAAGAGGCATCTGAACCACTTCAGCTCTGTATGAAACGAGGGAAAGAAGGAAAATGCTGG GGCCTCTCAAGTAACATCATTCCACTGAAGTCTGTCACAGACTGCATGTGTTTTCAG GCTTGGAAAGGATCAACTCGTACTGAATTCTGTCCATTTGAACAAAGTCCAG TGTTTAAAGAAAATGTCCTGAGAAATGTGTCTGTGTTCGTGTACCACACTAAGACAAATGATGATCAACCTGTGTTAGCCTGGAATTTATCAGCGCCCTGCAGACTCGATGCTGAACTGTGGCCCTGTCAGCTACACGCTGATGGACAATGCAAAGAGATTCATGGCTTCAGACAGCAGTCTTCCAATGAAACACAATGGGAAGAAAACATCACAACGTTATGG ACATCCGGCAAATTCGTGAACATCAACTCTAGGAATCACCAGCAGCTCTGTGTGACT CTTCACACACATGGAGAGAGTCCTCGCTACTACTGCCAACATCCCT TGGAACGGCATTATTGGAGTCTTCTTATTCCTCTGGCGCTGATCGTTGTTTGTCTGACTATTTGTGGAATCTATCTAGTTGTGAACAAAATCAAAT GGTGGATCAGTGGATGGGAGAGACAATGTCATTCTCAAG ATACAAGGGGACAGGTGTTGTTGCTTCATTTGTCCACCACCGACCACCAATCACAGCTGGTTTGTAGGCTAAGCCGGATGTTTTCTGAGCTAGGTTTCAGTGTGTCCTTAGACCTTTTGAACCTAACAGAGATCAGTTCACTGGGCCCGGCACCGTGGTTCCACTCCAAACTCGGTCAAATCCAGAAACACGGAGGTAAAGTTCTTCTGATGGTCTCACCGTCGACACTCCAGAGCGCCGAGTGGTACTCGAGCGTTTCCAATAGAGGGAAAGAAGAAATAAACAGGAGCTCTACAACCTGCTCATCGGATGTTTTGGTTGCTGCCCTTGGCTGCATTTCAGCCGATCGCCAGAAGGGCGGCGCTGCTCCTCGGTTTGTCCTTGTGCAGTTGAATAGTAACGAACACCTTATCAATGAGGAGGGTGACATGCCAAAGCTGCTGAGGGGCTTGCCGTTGTATAAACTCCCTTCACAGACTCAAGGACTGCTTGGGGAACTGTGTATGGATAGGCCAAACAGCCTGGGCGGGAAGTTAAAGAAGATGTGGTGGATGAAAAGAGCACGGAGGAAGTTTAGTCAAGAACTTCAGAATGATTTTAATAGCAAGAAGTTGAGGACTGAATCAATGCTCACTCAGGAGGACTCACTAAGTCTGGACATGGAAGAATTTTATCTGAAAAAGGAGCAGTTATAA
- the il17rc gene encoding interleukin-17 receptor C isoform X2, with protein sequence MDCWIRERNHCAMGLSWWRNLLLLLVFTFVCSLEQVTHNPQNNVFCPQGLSNCSLKHTDPLGAHDTDCGRAYVCSLKVEPKLCCYDKNCKPCLWINIQLSFIPEAEDEEDGGESGYEDEKRGDWDAGCVPDDTLKGQTTMENSLCEDQLAYQGMSAAVTICYTSAGKLTLCKRLNFIMTSGISHKSFNLTLVEYEDVHLGGKNKISVGSSSRSAEVEIPTLKTVCSSPLHEHIMECKGPRVNCTIQGDVVKLDYELKEASEPLQLCMKRGKEGKCWGLSSNIIPLKSVTDCMCFQAWKGSTRTEFCPFEQSPVFKENVLRNVSVFVYHTKTNDDQPVLAWNLSAPCRLDAELWPCQLHADGQCKEIHGFRQQSSNETQWEENITTLWTSGKFVNINSRNHQQLCVTLHTHGESPRYYCQHPLERHYWSLLIPLALIVVCLTICGIYLVVNKIKWWISGWERQCHSQDTRGQVLLLHLSTTDHQSQLVCRLSRMFSELGFSVSLDLLNLTEISSLGPAPWFHSKLGQIQKHGGKVLLMVSPSTLQSAEWYSSVSNRGKEEINRSSTTCSSDVLVAALGCISADRQKGGAAPRFVLVQLNSNEHLINEEGDMPKLLRGLPLYKLPSQTQGLLGELCMDRPNSLGGKLKKMWWMKRARRKFSQELQNDFNSKKLRTESMLTQEDSLSLDMEEFYLKKEQL encoded by the exons ATGGACTGTTGGATACGAGAGCGAAACCATTGCGCAATGGGGTTGTCATGGTGGAGAAATCTGCTGCTCTTACTGGTCTTCACCTTTGTGTGTTCACTGGAACAAGTTACACACAACCCACAAAACAACGTCTTCTGTCCTCAG GGTCTTTCAAACTGCAGTCTTAAACATACAGATCCTCTCGGAGCTCATGACACAGACTGTGGTCGTGCATACGTGTGCTCTTTGAAAGTCGAGCCTAAATTGTGCTGTTATGACAAGAACTGCAAACCGTGTTTGTGGATCAACATCCAGTTGAGTTTTATCCCGGAGGCTGAGGATGAGGAGGATGGAGGAGAATCAGGATATGAAGATGAGAAGAGAG GAGATTGGGATGCAGGCTGTGTTCCAGATGACACATTGAAAGGTCAAACCACAATG GAAAACTCTCTCTGTGAAGACCAACTGGCTTATCAAGGCATGTCAG CTGCTGTTACGATATGCTACACTTCAGCAGGAAAGCTCACATTGTGCAAGAGATTGAACTTCATCATGACTTCTGGTATAAGTCACAAATCATTTAAT TTAACTCTGGTGGAGTATGAAGATGTTCACTTGGGTGGAAAAAATAAGATCTCGGTCGGATCTTCCAGTCGGTCAGCTGAAGTTGAAATTCCTACATTAAAAACAG TGTGCTCCTCACCCCTTCATGAGCACATAATGGAGTGTAAAG GTCCCAGGGTGAATTGCACAATTCAAGGAGATGTGGTTAAACTGGATTATGAGCTTAAAGAGGCATCTGAACCACTTCAGCTCTGTATGAAACGAGGGAAAGAAGGAAAATGCTGG GGCCTCTCAAGTAACATCATTCCACTGAAGTCTGTCACAGACTGCATGTGTTTTCAG GCTTGGAAAGGATCAACTCGTACTGAATTCTGTCCATTTGAACAAAGTCCAG TGTTTAAAGAAAATGTCCTGAGAAATGTGTCTGTGTTCGTGTACCACACTAAGACAAATGATGATCAACCTGTGTTAGCCTGGAATTTATCAGCGCCCTGCAGACTCGATGCTGAACTGTGGCCCTGTCAGCTACACGCTGATGGACAATGCAAAGAGATTCATGGCTTCAGACAGCAGTCTTCCAATGAAACACAATGGGAAGAAAACATCACAACGTTATGG ACATCCGGCAAATTCGTGAACATCAACTCTAGGAATCACCAGCAGCTCTGTGTGACT CTTCACACACATGGAGAGAGTCCTCGCTACTACTGCCAACATCCCT TGGAACGGCATTATTGGAGTCTTCTTATTCCTCTGGCGCTGATCGTTGTTTGTCTGACTATTTGTGGAATCTATCTAGTTGTGAACAAAATCAAAT GGTGGATCAGTGGATGGGAGAGACAATGTCATTCTCAAG ATACAAGGGGACAGGTGTTGTTGCTTCATTTGTCCACCACCGACCACCAATCACAGCTGGTTTGTAGGCTAAGCCGGATGTTTTCTGAGCTAGGTTTCAGTGTGTCCTTAGACCTTTTGAACCTAACAGAGATCAGTTCACTGGGCCCGGCACCGTGGTTCCACTCCAAACTCGGTCAAATCCAGAAACACGGAGGTAAAGTTCTTCTGATGGTCTCACCGTCGACACTCCAGAGCGCCGAGTGGTACTCGAGCGTTTCCAATAGAGGGAAAGAAGAAATAAACAGGAGCTCTACAACCTGCTCATCGGATGTTTTGGTTGCTGCCCTTGGCTGCATTTCAGCCGATCGCCAGAAGGGCGGCGCTGCTCCTCGGTTTGTCCTTGTGCAGTTGAATAGTAACGAACACCTTATCAATGAGGAGGGTGACATGCCAAAGCTGCTGAGGGGCTTGCCGTTGTATAAACTCCCTTCACAGACTCAAGGACTGCTTGGGGAACTGTGTATGGATAGGCCAAACAGCCTGGGCGGGAAGTTAAAGAAGATGTGGTGGATGAAAAGAGCACGGAGGAAGTTTAGTCAAGAACTTCAGAATGATTTTAATAGCAAGAAGTTGAGGACTGAATCAATGCTCACTCAGGAGGACTCACTAAGTCTGGACATGGAAGAATTTTATCTGAAAAAGGAGCAGTTATAA